In Dama dama isolate Ldn47 chromosome 20, ASM3311817v1, whole genome shotgun sequence, a single window of DNA contains:
- the LOC133040048 gene encoding large ribosomal subunit protein uL16-like, with protein sequence MRGAFGKPQGTVARVHIGQVIMSIRTKLQNKEHVIEALRRAKFKFPGRQKIHISKKWGFTKFNADEFENMVAEKRLIPEGCGVKYIPNRGPLDKWRALHS encoded by the coding sequence ATGCGTGGTGCCTTTGGAaagccccagggcacagtggcCAGGGTCCACATTGGCCAGGTCATAATGTCCATCCGCACCAAGCTGCAGAACAAGGAGCATGTGATTGAAGCCCTCCGCCGGGCAAAGTTCAAGTTCCCTGGCCGTCAGAAGATCCACATCTCCAAGAAGTGGGGATTTACCAAGTTCAATGCGGATGAATTTGAGAACATGGTGGCAGAAAAGCGACTCATCCCGGAAGGCTGTGGGGTCAAATACATCCCTAATCGTGGTCCCCTGGACAAATGGCGGGCCCTGCACTCATGA